The proteins below come from a single Mycobacterium parmense genomic window:
- a CDS encoding class I adenylate-forming enzyme family protein, whose product MGAAQTASDGPAPPGLPGSVPELLLSRRRTQPDAEFLVTDEERLTFAEADAQSRTLADALLASGVGKGSRVGILFPNCAQWLIAWLAAARIGALTVPLSTFAPGAELARLLRHTDIQVLLMGRSIAGHDLVARVADALPGLADGDAAIALPAVPYLRRVHVWPDCDRPWATPWPASFGPVAPLTGPAEQEVGPADELVLVTTSGTTALPKSVVHTHGSLVRHAAILARHRGVTPRDRIYSPMPFFWVGGLTMVVLQALCTGATVLAQDVFDAGATLALLERERATFISCWAQASQAMADHPDFAKRDLSSVRGGTMLQALPPERRPAEPELTPNLLGMTETGGPHTMVEVPDTPLPPARRGSFGIPLPGLVQHRIVDTAGLPLPQGQEGQIHVRGQILMSGIYKQERHEVFTADGWYDTGDRGWFDDAGHLHFTGRASALIKTAGSNVSPAEVESVLDAMPGVLHSFVVALPHPVRGEVVGAAVVPANGVQLSVETIVAHARRNLSTFKIPAVVRLLAEQDLPMLATGKINRAQLARILASPEPGRAR is encoded by the coding sequence ATGGGCGCGGCGCAGACCGCGTCGGACGGTCCGGCACCGCCCGGCCTGCCGGGCAGTGTCCCCGAGCTGCTGCTGTCACGGCGGCGCACGCAGCCTGACGCAGAGTTCCTGGTCACCGACGAGGAGCGGCTGACTTTCGCGGAGGCCGACGCGCAGTCCAGAACACTGGCCGATGCGCTGTTGGCCTCAGGCGTGGGCAAGGGATCTCGAGTCGGCATCCTGTTCCCCAACTGCGCCCAATGGCTGATCGCATGGTTAGCAGCGGCGCGCATCGGCGCGCTCACCGTCCCGTTGTCGACCTTCGCGCCGGGCGCAGAGCTCGCCAGGCTGCTGCGTCACACCGACATCCAGGTGCTCCTGATGGGCCGTTCGATCGCCGGCCACGACCTCGTCGCCCGTGTCGCCGACGCGCTGCCGGGTCTGGCCGACGGTGACGCCGCGATCGCTCTACCCGCGGTCCCCTACCTGCGCCGGGTGCACGTCTGGCCCGACTGCGACCGACCCTGGGCAACGCCGTGGCCCGCCAGCTTTGGTCCCGTCGCGCCGCTGACCGGCCCGGCCGAGCAGGAGGTCGGACCGGCCGACGAGCTCGTGCTGGTGACGACGTCCGGAACCACCGCGCTGCCTAAATCCGTCGTACACACCCACGGCAGCCTGGTGCGCCACGCGGCCATCCTGGCCCGTCATCGCGGCGTCACCCCCCGCGACCGCATCTACTCTCCGATGCCGTTCTTCTGGGTGGGCGGACTGACCATGGTGGTACTGCAGGCGCTCTGCACCGGAGCAACGGTGCTGGCGCAGGACGTGTTCGACGCCGGTGCCACGCTTGCCCTGCTGGAACGGGAGCGAGCCACCTTCATCTCATGCTGGGCGCAGGCCAGTCAGGCCATGGCCGACCATCCCGACTTCGCCAAGCGCGACCTGTCCAGCGTCCGGGGCGGCACCATGCTGCAGGCGTTGCCCCCCGAACGACGGCCCGCCGAACCCGAGCTGACCCCTAACCTGCTCGGCATGACCGAGACCGGTGGCCCACACACCATGGTCGAGGTGCCCGACACCCCGCTGCCGCCAGCACGCCGCGGCTCCTTCGGCATCCCACTGCCCGGGCTCGTGCAGCACCGGATCGTGGACACCGCGGGCCTTCCGCTGCCGCAGGGGCAGGAGGGCCAGATCCACGTGCGCGGCCAGATCCTGATGAGCGGGATCTACAAACAGGAACGCCACGAGGTGTTCACCGCCGACGGTTGGTATGACACCGGGGACCGCGGTTGGTTCGACGACGCCGGGCATCTGCATTTCACCGGACGTGCCAGCGCCCTCATCAAAACCGCCGGGTCCAATGTCTCCCCTGCAGAGGTCGAATCGGTTCTGGACGCCATGCCGGGTGTGCTGCACAGCTTCGTGGTCGCGCTGCCCCATCCGGTACGCGGCGAGGTGGTGGGGGCTGCCGTCGTGCCTGCCAACGGGGTGCAGTTGTCGGTCGAGACGATCGTTGCCCACGCTCGCCGCAACCTGTCAACTTTCAAAATCCCCGCCGTGGTCCGTCTACTCGCCGAGCAGGATCTGCCGATGCTGGCCACGGGCAAGATCAACCGCGCCCAACTCGCGCGCATCCTGGCCTCCCCGGAGCCTGGTCGTGCGCGGTGA